A portion of the Sabethes cyaneus chromosome 3, idSabCyanKW18_F2, whole genome shotgun sequence genome contains these proteins:
- the LOC128739878 gene encoding uncharacterized protein LOC128739878 yields the protein MAEEVNVTSVQQLDHEFQSLLDSIDKLALTKTELYKIFSPLRWHLFRNYWIKRIKIIVLVIITSIAIYYIPVLNWNASAVGKLAMIQILPYWDWRSHYKDRCLVKNLPWQRTHEDGKLFRTMNLLAEDCNVCEAVDSIPSVNQVTFEYLNDHHLLRNVPAIVLDSHLKWFERSSSNVTEFIEAIEPLLLSRPCNIQSNMLFNGHSSREIDNALITLYEILLRSEPNESWFVHFRNCQLSTVKHTRRLLERPYFYAAHLEMPYTTWFLLSNSYATRFWKSLKLDGLVIVMQLKESLKLALIPKGKCYSICNRLEAELHEGQSLVFSTDLWLFEYLPSDSNTMAITFVSETFKK from the exons ATGGCAGAGGAAGTGAACGTAACATCCGTTCAGCAACTGGATCACGAATTTCAAAGCTTACTGGATTCTATCGATAAGCTTGCCCTGACGAAAACTGAATTGTACAAAATATTTTCTCCGTTAAGATGGCACCTATTTCGGAACTACTGGATTAAGAGAATCAAGATAATTGTTTTGGTTATAATAACATCAATCGCTATTTACTATATTCCTGTATTAAATTGGAACGCATCAGCTGTTGGGAAACTGGCAATGATTCAAATTTTACCATACTGGGACTGGCGATCACATTACAAAGATCGATGTTTAGTGAAAAATTTGCCCTGGCAACGGACTCACGAAGATGGCAAATTATTTCGTACGATGAATCTGCTAGCTGAAGATTGTAACGTTTGCGAGGCAGTAG ACTCAATACCATCGGTGAATCAAGTAACATTCGAATATCTGAACGATCATCATCTATTAAGAAATGTACCAGCGATTGTTTTAGATTCTCATCTAAAGTGGTTCGAAAGATCATCGTCAAATGTTACCGAATTTATTGAAGCGATCGAGCCGCTGTTGCTGTCAAGACCTTGTAATATACAATCGAATATGTTATTTAATGGTCACAGTTCTAGAGAAATTGATAATGCACTTATTACACTTTACGAAATACTTCTTCGTTCGGAACCAAACGAGTCTTGGTTTGTGCATTTCAGGAATTGCCAGCTGTCAACTGTTAAGCATACCAGGCGTTTACTAGAAAGACCTTACTTTTATGCGGCTCATCTGGAAATGCCGTATACTACATGGTTTTTGTTGTCAAACAGTTACGCGACCAGGTTCTGGAAATCACTGAAACTGGACGGACTTGTCATCGTCATGCAGTTGAAAGAATCATTGAAGCTCGCTTTGATACCGAAAGGAAAATGCTACAGCATTTGCAACAGATTAGAAGCGGAATTGCACGAAGGACAATCGTTGGTGTTTTCGACGGACTTATGGTTATTCGAATACTTACCTTCTGACAGTAATACAATGGCTATTACTTTTGTGTCTGAAACGTTtaagaaataa
- the LOC128739879 gene encoding uncharacterized protein LOC128739879 has product MEKQGQSDMHTPERNKANNCVNCDRPDEVDDMVQCDECKVWWHMSCAGVTKSVADRHWSCRNCMPLSVSSRTTTSSVRAARHRMKLQQLEEKQALETRHLAEKHKLEEEMTDLDEVASNRSRISARSSLRRVQQWQDECAEQTEGAPNLQSEEQVAASPVPQNTSRVPESTKDDKLPSPIVPDINKQPLNSTVKPKHVSGDQQQAVGAFPSAVPESTLIERQQQQQTGAFSTTVPAVRKVSDPTSNDDTQNPPVVQHGKQPVYQNEIHSLPPNYNNSFHQMMKQFGHLMPSATVSSFNSYSHPPETVPPLGTNTTLPYNINPTLPAGNIPLPPGFPPVEQFTPSPSQLAARQVMPRDLPMFSGNPADWPIFISSFMNTTLACGYNCAENLARLQRCLKGPAYQSVESRLLLPDSVPQVIDTLRLLYGRPELLVSALLDKVRSVPVPKAEKLETIIDFGMAVRSLCDHLEAAGQQDHLSNPTLLMELVEKLPTHTKMQWADYLQQHPVVNLKTFGEFMLGVITAISRVTMYTAGSSGPAKQKQKGSVNTHIDETEQMRVPARENERWCACCKKTGHRVTECATFRSYSVDNRWKFVQNNGLCRSCLNAHGRRSCRNATQCVIEECKYRHHPLLHSNRSSRDPDPAQDPSNAENHTHRLCDQSLLFRIIPVTIFGPRATIETFAFLDDGSSLSLVEHELVEQLGIDGWTKPLCLKWTGNVTRVESESKQVRITIRGATSQKKFTLNDVRTVKELTLPEQCLRYDELANRFRHLKGLPIVGYERAVPRLLIGVNNLSLTVPLQVKEGKKNEPVAVKTRLGWCVFGGSDRGTTHTLHYHACECVSDQDLNSLIRDYFALDDVGAKPLPQLESEEDKRARRIMEKTTFRVGDRFETGLLWRYDHVEFPDSYCMAVKRFECLERRMVRDPELAANLRKQIAEYQVKGYAHRATESELSRGDPKRVWYLPLGVVTNPRKPGKVRLIWDAAAKVDGISLNSMLLKGPDQLTSLPAVLSRFRQYRVGVSADIKEMFHQISIREQDRHSQRFLWRNNPKETLETFLMDVATFGSSSSPASAQFVKNKNAEEFANQFPRAVEAIVRNHYVDDFLDSFEDDKQAARVSNETRFIHQQGGFQLRNWLSNSADVLREMEEEDPQDSKSLCLNPTEGSDRVLGMLWLTVSDELQFAMKMKDEIQQVIDSAGRPTKRQLLKCLMGIFDPLGLLSVFLVHGKILLQDVWRAGLQWDEKVPDDIFDRWTKWTELFPKVRDLRIPRCYFAGANAQIYKFLELHVFVDASEVAFSAVAYFRVVKPSGEAECSLVAAKTKVAPLKPLSIPRLELQAAVLGTRLMSSVVESHTVEVKQCVLWSDSATVLAWLRADHRQYKQYVACRIGEMLSTTDVAQWRWVPSKLNPADAATKWGKCPCPAATDVWFTGPEYLSQPEEYWPKQRTSLIPPEEELRSCYVVQEHLIPGRVMEFNRFSKWRRLSRAVAYVHRFIDNLKRRLRGEEPEILHLTQEELKKAKNSLMRMVQWEVYPEEMIALSTERTELAKSSSLFKKSPAVDEFGVLRIDGRIGAAPHTQFDTRYPVILPRKHLVTELIVDDYHRALRHANSETVVNEIRQHFHIPRLRTVVKQVATACRWCKLIKATPKVPRMAPLPPARLASFVRPFTYTGIDLFGPLVVKVGRSAAKRWICLFTCLTTRAVHVEVAYSLSTPSSVKCITRFVSRRGSPAEIYSDNGTNFVGAARLLREQVEAIHDELAVTFTNTDTKWIFIPPAAPHMGGAWERMVRSIKTAMETAYYNNSKLDDEGLATLVVEAEAIGVPMACSNPRQHSLTLRWRSKAPGTKFNTSLTSSGSDGSGNICRC; this is encoded by the exons ATGGAAAAGCAAGGTCAGTCGGATATGCATACACCCGAACGCAATAAGGCCAACAACTGCGTCAACTGTGACCGTCCCGATGAGGTGGATGACATGGTCCAATGCGACGAGTGTAAAGTTTGGTGGCATATGTCCTGCGCTGGAGTGACAAAGTCTGTTGCGGATCGGCATTGGAGCTGCCGTAACTGCATGCCTCTAAGCGTTTCGTCCCGCACTACCACTTCCAGCGTTAGAGCAGCTCGCCACCGAATGAAGCTCCAGCAGCTGGAGGAGAAGCAGGCTTTGGAGACACGCCACCTTGCCGAAAAGCATAAACTGGAAGAGGAGATGACTGATTTGGATGAGGTAGCTAGTAACCGAAGCAGGATTAGTGCTCGGTCGAGCCTCAGAAGGGTACAGCAGTGGCAAGATGAATGCGCTGAGCAGACAGAAGGCGCGCCAAATCTCCAATCGGAAGAGCAAGTAGCAGCCTCGCCGGTTCCACAGAACACCTCACGCGTCCCGGAGAGCACTAAGGATGATAAGTTACCGAGTCCAATCGTTCCCGACATCAACAAACAACCGTTAAATTCGACGGTCAAACCGAAACACGTCAGTGGGGATCAGCAGCAGGCAGTCGGCGCGTTCCCTTCGGCGGTTCCGGAGTCTACACTGATCGAgaggcaacagcagcagcaaaccggCGCGTTTTCTACGACAGTTCCAGCAGTTAGAAAGGTATCTGATCCGACTAGTAATGATGATACCCAAAATCCCCCCGTAGTACAGCATGGTAAACAACCAGTATATCAAAACGAAATTCACAGTTTGCCACCAAATTATAATAACTCCTTCCATCAAATGATGAAGCAATTTGGGCACTTGATGCCATCAGCCACGGTTTCTTCTTTCAATTCATACTCGCATCCTCCCGAAACTGTTCCGCCGCTCGGAACGAATACGACTCTTCCGTATAATATTAACCCGACTTTGCCGGCAGGTAATATCCCCTTGCCACCGGGATTTCCGCCCGTTGAACAATTCACTCCTTCCCCGTCACAGTTAGCTGCACGGCAAGTAATGCCTCGCGATTTGCCTATGTTTTCGGGCAATCCCGCAGATTGGCCGATATTCATAAGCAGCTTTATGAACACAACGCTGGCTTGCGGTTACAATTGTGCCGAGAATCTCGCGCGACTTCAACGCTGTCTTAAAGGACCCGCGTACCAGTCTGTTGAAAGCAGGTTACTGCTTCCCGATTCGGTTCCCCAAGTGATTGATACCCTTCGTTTACTATATGGTAGGCCGGAATTGCTAGTCAGTGCTCTATTAGACAAAGTGCGTAGTGTTCCGGTTCCGAAAGCGGAGAAGTTGGAGACGATCATTGACTTCGGCATGGCGGTACGCAGTTTATGTGACCATCTTGAAGCGGCTGGACAGCAGGATCACCTTTCGAATCCGACTCTGTTGATGGAACTGGTAGAGAAACTTCCCACACACACCAAAATGCAGTGGGCAGATTATTTACAACAACACCCGGTGGTCAATCTGAAAACTTTCGGGGAATTTATGCTAGGAGTCATCACTGCAATTAGCAGAGTTACTATGTACACTGCGGGGAGCAGCGGTCCCGCCAAGCAGAAGCAAAAGGGATCAGTGAACACCCACATCGATGAGACGGAGCAGATGCGCGTACCAGCTCGCGAAAATGAGCGTTGGTGTGCTTGTTGCAAGAAGACGGGACATCGAGTCACGGAGTGTGCCACTTTCAGATCGTATTCTGTTGACAACCGGTGGAAGTTCGTACAGAACAATGGGCTCTGCCGTAGTTGTTTGAATGCACACGGTAGGAGAAGTTGCAGAAACGCCACGCAGTGTGTGATTGAAGAGTGTAAATACCGTCACCACCCATTACTCCATTCGAATCGTTCAAGTAGGGACCCGGACCCAGCACAGGATCCCTCGAATGCGGAAAACCACACCCACCGACTGTGCGATCAGTCACTTCTATTTCGGATAATTCCGGTCACTATCTTTGGACCTCGAGCCACCATCGAGACCTTTGCGTTCCTGGACGATGGGTCATCCCTATCGCTGGTCGAACATGAGCTGGTTGAGCAACTTGGCATTGACGGATGGACGAAGCCTTTGTGTCTGAAGTGGACAGGAAATGTAACCAGAGTGGAGTCGGAGTCGAAGCAAGTTCGGATCACAATTAGAGGTGCGACTAGTCAGAAGAAGTTCACCCTGAATGATGTTCGTACCGTAAAAGAGCTCACCCTGCCGGAACAGTGCCTTCGATACGATGAACTAGCCAATCGGTTCCGTCATCTCAAGGGTTTGCCAATCGTTGGCTACGAGAGAGCCGTACCTCGTCTGCTGATAGGCGTGAATAATTTAAGTCTCACGGTGCCGCTACAGGTGAAAGAAGGCAAGAAGAACGAGCCCGTTGCCGTAAAAACCAGATTGGGATGGTGTGTGTTTGGTGGCAGCGACAGAGGAACTACACACACGCTCCACTACCATGCGTGTGAATGTGTCAGTGACCAGGACTTAAACAGTTTAATAAGGGATTATTTCGCGTTAGATGATGTGGGAGCGAAGCCATTGCCGCAGCTAGAGTCCGAAGAAGACAAGCGGGCCAGAAGAATCATGGAAAAAACTACCTTCCGGGTTGGAGATAGATTCGAAACAGGATTACTGTGGAGATATGACCATGTTGAGTTTCCAGATAGCTACTGTATGGCAGTCAAGCGCTTCGAATGTCTGGAGCGCAGGATGGTTCGTGATCCCGAATTAGCGGCAAATCTGAGAAAGCAAATAGCCGAGTATCAAGTGAAAGGTTACGCACACCGTGCGACGGAAAGTGAACTGTCCCGAGGAGACCCAAAGCGTGTTTGGTATCTGCCGCTAGGAGTGGTAACGAACCCGCGAAAACCAGGAAAAGTTCGATTGATCTGGGACGCGGCAGCTAAAGTGGATGGAATATCCCTGAATTCCATGCTGCTTAAGGGTCCAGATCAACTTACGTCACTGCCAGCTGTGCTATCTCGTTTTCGCCAGTACAGAGTGGGAGTTTCCGCAGACATCAAAGAAATGTTCCATCAGATATCGATTCGGGAACAGGACCGTCATTCGCAACGTTTTCTGTGGCGGAACAACCCAAAGGAAACCCTGGAAACGTTCTTAATGGACGTTGCCACCTTTGGTTCTTCAAGTTCACCAGCGTCGGCACAGTtcgtgaaaaataaaaatgccgaGGAGTTCGCGAACCAGTTTCCACGAGCTGTCGAAGCAATCGTGAGAAACCATTATGTCGACGACTTTCTCGACAGCTTCGAAGACGACAAGCAAGCAGCGCGCGTATCTAACGAAACTAGATTCATTCACCAGCAGGGAGGCTTCCAACTCCGAAACTGGTTATCAAACAGTGCAGATGTGTTGAGAGAGATGGAGGAGGAAGATCCGCAAGATAGCAAGAGCCTTTGCCTGAACCCTACCGAAGGGAGTGATCGAGTATTGGGGATGCTGTGGCTGACGGTGAGCGATGAGCTACAATTCGCCATGAAAATGAAAGACGAGATTCAGCAAGTGATTGATAGCGCAGGACGCCCAACCAAAAGACAACTACTGAAATGCCTGATGGGAATTTTCGACCCACTAGGTCTTCTGAGTGTTTTCCTAGTCCACGGCAAAATACTTCTTCAGGACGTTTGGCGAGCTGGACTGCAGTGGGATGAGAAAGTACCAGACGATATATTCGACAGATGGACCAAGTGGACGGAGCTCTTTCCGAAGGTCAGGGACCTGCGGATTCCTCGTTGTTACTTCGCCGGAGCGAACGCGCAAATCTACAAATTTCTTGAGCTCCACGTCTTCGTCGATGCGAGTGAAGTCGCGTTCTCCGCTGTCGCTTATTTCAGGGTGGTCAAACCTAGCGGTGAAGCAGAATGTTCGTTAGTAGCGGCTAAAACGAAAGTTGCGCCATTAAAACCGCTGTCGATCCCTCGCTTGGAGCTCCAAGCAGCGGTCTTAGGAACCCGCTTAATGTCATCGGTCGTAGAGAGCCACACCGTCGAAGTAAAGCAATGCGTTCTATGGAGTGATTCCGCAACAGTTCTAGCATGGCTACGTGCCGATCATCGCCAGTACAAGCAGTACGTGGCTTGTCGTATTGGGGAAATGCTATCCACAACGGATGTTGCACAGTGGCGATGGGTTCCTAGTAAGTTGAATCCGGCGGATGCGGCTACGAAGTGGGGAAAATGTCCGTGTCCGGCAGCGACCGACGTCTGGTTTACAGGACCTGAATATCTCTCGCAACCCGAAGAGTACTGGCCAAAGCAAAGAACATCTTTAATACCGCCAGAAGAAGAGCTACGGTCGTGCTATGTGGTCCAAGAACATCTTATTCCGGGCAGGGTTATGGAATTCAATCGCTTCTCTAAGTGGCGACGTCTTTCAAGAGCTGTAGCGTACGTACACCGTTTTATTGACAACCTAAAACGCCGACTTCGGGGGGAAGAGCCGGAAATTCTACACCTAACACAGGAAGAGTTGAAGAAAGCGAAGAACAGTCTGATGCGGATGGTACAGTGGGAAGTATATCCCGAAGAAATGATCGCGTTGTCAACGGAACGAACCGAACTGGCAAAGTCTAGCAGTCTTTTCAAGAAGTCGCCTGCTGTGGATGAATTCGGAGTGCTGCGGATTGATGGCAGAATAGGAGCTGCCCCGCATACTCAATTCGACACAAGGTATCCGGTGATTCTCCCGAGAAAACATCTGGTTACCGAACTGATCGTGGACGACTACCACCGTGCGCTTCGTCATGCTAACTCGGAAACAGTGGTGAATGAAATTCGCCAACATTTCCACATTCCTCGGCTGCGGACAGTGGTGAAGCAGGTTGCAACCGCGTGTCGTTGGTGCAAATTGATAAAAGCGACACCGAAGGTTCCGCGAATGGCCCCACTCCCACCAGCGCGATTAGCATCGTTCGTTCGGCCGTTCACTTACACTGGTATTGATTTATTTGGACCACTAGTGGTGAAAGTGGGAAGAAGCGCTGCGAAGCGTTGGATCTGCCTTTTTACCTGTTTAACTACTCGCGCAGTCCACGTTGAGGTGGCATACTCTCTCTCTACGCCCTCGAGTGTGAAGTGTATTACGCGTTTTGTTAGCCGACGCGGGTCACCTGCGGAGATATACTCGGACAACGGCACAAATTTCGTCGGGGCCGCGAGGTTGCTTAGGGAACAGGTCGAAGCTATACACGATGAATTGGCGGTAACGTTCACTAATACTGATACTAAATGGATTTTCATACCACCGGCAGCACCCCACATGGGCGGAGCGTGGGAGAGAATGGTACGGTCGATAAAAACTGCCATGGAAACTGCGTACTACAATAATAGCAAGCTGGATGATGAAGGGTTGGCAACCCTGGTCGTTGAGGCTGAAGCAATC GGAGTTCCAATGGCGTGCTCCAACCCGCGACAGCATTCACTGACCCTGCGTTGGCGCTCAAAAGCTCCTGGCACCAAATTCAACACCAGCTTGACATCTTCTGGAAGCGATGGATCCGGGAATATCTGCCGATGCTGA